CGTTCGGCTTCGACCGCACGATCGCGCCGGAGTTCGGCTCGTACGCCCTGGTCTGGCCGCGCGACCAGTACCAGGTGGCGAGCGCGATGCTGGCGGCCGGCGACCGCGCGGCGGCGGAGCGCGCGCTGGACTTCATGCTCGACGTGCAGCAGCAGCCCGACGGCCACCTGCCGCAGAACACCAGGGTGGACGGCGAGCCGTACTGGACCAACGTGCAGCAGGACGAGCAGGCCGCGCCGATGCTGCTGGCCTGGCTGCTCGGCCGCGCCGACAAGTCCACAGTGGACTCGCTGGTCGCGGCCGCCGAGTTCATGATCGCCCAGCCGGGCGCGCCGGCCACCGAGCAGGAGCGGTGGGAGAACCAGGGCGGCTACTCGCCGGGCACGATCGCCGCCGAGATCGCCGGCCTGGTGTGCCTGGCAGACCTGCTCCAGCGGTCCGGCGACCCGCGGGCCGCGAAGTACCTCGCCATCGCCGACGAGTGGGAGGGCGGGCTGGAGGGCTGGACCGCCACGAGCACCGGCCCGTTCTCGCCCGACCCGTACTACCTGCGGCTCACCAAGGACGGCCGGCCCGACGCCGGCACCACCTACAACCCCGGCGACAACCACCCCACTGCGATCGACCAGCGCGCGGCCGTCGACCCGAGCTTCCTGGAGCTGGTGCGGCTCGGCGTCCGGTCGCACGACGACCCGGTCGTGCGCAACACCGTGCGCGTCGTGGACGAGCAGCTGGGCGTGGGCCGGTTCTGGCACCGCTACAACGGCGACGGCTACGGCGAGCGCGCGGACGGCGGCCCGTGGAACATCGGCCACGGCCGCACCTACGGCAGGCTCTGGCCGATCTTCGCCGGCGAGCGCGGCGAGTACGAGCTGCTGGCGGGCGACACCGCCGCCGCCCGCCGCCGGCTGGCCGACATCGCCTCCACCGCGAACGAGGGCCGGATGCTGCCCGAGCAGGTCTGGAACGGCCGCGGCACCACGTCGGCGACGCCGCTGGCCTGGACGCACGCCCAGTACGTGCGGCTGGCGCAGTCGATCGACGCGGGCCGGCCGGTGGAGCTGCCCACCGTGGTGGCCTGCCGCTACACCGGCTGCTGACCGGCCCGGTCGCGTTGGCCGCAACGCCCCTTGAGGGCGACGTCCATCCGATACGTTGGTCCACATGCGCCGTGCCGTGCCGCTCCTCGCCGCCCTGGCCCTGCTCGCGGGCTGCTCGCAGTCCACGGACGGGTCCGCGAACCCGGGCGGGACGGCCACGACCACCACCACGGCATCGGCCGGGCCGACCTCGACCTCCGCGCCGGCCGACCGGCCGAAGGCGATCGACATCTCGGGCCTGGAGCCCTGCGGCCTGCTGACCGACGCCCAGCGCGCCGAGTTCGGCCTGGACCGGCCGCCGCAGCAGGACGACGCGCCGGGCAAGCCGGGGTGCAGCATGAGCCGCGAGGACCGCGAGCACTCCATCGCGATCTACCTCGACAGCACCCGGGGCGTCGAGGCGTACACCGAGCCGCCCCGGCCCGGTTCGACGGCGTTGCAGGTCGGCGGCTTCCCGGCGGTGATGGTCGAGTCGACCAACTCGCTCGGCCTCGCCTGCGCGATCCACGTCGACGTCTCGGACGGGCAGTCGGCCGACGTGCAGGCGTACAGCCTCGGCGACACGGACGTGCCGACGCTCTGCCGACTCGTCCAGCCGGTCGCGGGCGCCGTCGTGGCCAACCTCATGAACGGGTGAAGGCGAGCACGACTACTTTCTTCGCACTGGGAACCGCTCACCCGCGTCACGCATCAGAGCTAGAGTCGTCCCGAATGCACACGCTGGGGTTTGTGCAGCACTGAGGAGGGGTGTGCCGTGTTCATCGCGGATGGTGGTGGCGGGGGTTCGACGCCTGCGACGCTTCCCGACTACGCCGGGGCACAGCGGAAGCTGAGCATCGAGCCGTCGGCGATCCCGGCCGCGCGCAAGGTGTTCTCGGACGCGCTGGACCAGCTCCAGGCCAAGCTGGAGCGGGCCATGGCCGAGCTGGAGGCGAAGCCCTGGGCGGGTGACCCGGTGAGCAACGAGACCGCCGAGCGGTTCAACCAGGACACGTTCGAGGCGGGTGACTCGGCCGGCCTGACGGCCATCAAGGCCTACCGCGACCAGCTCAAGGGCGTGGTCGACCAGCTCACCGCCATCGAGGCCGACTACCGGCGCGTCGAAGGCGACAACACCGCGTCCTGGGGACGCATCAACAACGGCTGACCTGCTGACCTACGCACCCGAGGGGGGCGAGCACGATGGGTGACCACCGCTGGCGCGGGTATGCCCACCCCGATCTCCACCGCATGATCAACGAGGGACCGGGCGTCGCCGCGTCCCGGCCGCTCGAGGACTCCTGGAAGGCGCTGTCCGAATCCCTCGGCGACATCGACACCTCGATCCGGGAGGGCCTGGGCAGGCTCGGCGCGAGCTGGGAGGGCGAGACCGCGGACACGACGGTCGCCTCGCTGTCGCCGCTCTCCGCCTGGGCGTCGGACGCCCAGCAGGGTTCGAGCACGATGGAGACCTCCGCCCAGTTGCAGGCGGACTACATCTCGACCGCGCGCAAGGAGATGCCCGAGCCGGTGCCGGTGACCACCGAGGCGCCCTCGCTCGGCGACAAGATCGTCGGCGGGCTGACCGGTCCCATCGGCATGATGCACGTCATCCAGCAGCAGCAGGACCACGAGCGGCAGGAAGCGGCGCAGGACAACGCCGAGGCCAAGGCCGTCGAGGTGATGAACAACTACCAGTCCAGCAGCGAGTGGAACGCCGACACGCTGGGCAAGTTCGTCCCGCCGCCGAAGGTCGTCATCGACACCCCGCCCCCGGCGGGCGCGGGTGAGTTCAACAGCACCAGCGCGAACTACACGTCGACGTCGACGTGGACGCCGCCGAGCGACAGCGGCGGCAGCACGCGGCCGTCGTGGGCGCCGCCGCCGACCGGCACGCCGGTGCCGCAGGTGACCACGCTGCCCGGCACGACCGGTGGCAACACCAACCCGTCGTGGGCGCCGCCGCCGACCGGCACGCCCACGCCGACCCCGCCGACGTTCACGCCGCCGGTGAACCAGCCGACGCCGGTCCGGCCGCCCATCGGCGTGCCGCCGCTGCCGCCGGGCTGGACCCGGCCGCAGCCCCCGGGCAACGGTCAGCCGGTCCCGCCGAAGACCGGTCCCGGCGGTCCGGGCGCGCAGCGCCCGAACGTGCCGACGGGGCGCGCGCCCGGCATGCCGGGGATGCCCGGTGGCCCGGGTGGTCCCGGTGGTCCCGGCAACCCCGCCAACGTGCGTCCGGGGATGCCCGGCATGCCCGGCGCGGGCGGCGTGCCCGGTTCCGGCCTGCCCGGCTCCGGCCTGCCCGGTGGCAACAACCCGGCCGGCCTGGCCGGTCGTGGCGGCGTCCCCGGCGCCGGTGGCTTCGGCCCCGGCGCGGGTGGTCCGGGCGCCGCGGGTCGTCCGGGCGCGCCCGGCGCGGGAATGGCCGGCGGTGCGGCGGGAGCGCACGGCGGCGACGGCGAGGACGACATCGAGCACAAGGCAGCCGACTACCTGGTCGAGACGAACGACGTGTTCGGCGACGACCGGCTCGTCGCGCCGCCGGTGATCGGGGAAATGCCCTAGCAAGCGGGATCCTCCGGTGCACGGGCCCGCGTCGACTCGGCGCGGGCCCGTGCCCGGTG
This genomic window from Saccharothrix sp. HUAS TT1 contains:
- a CDS encoding glycoside hydrolase family 15 protein, which encodes MTSLVAVLLASALTVPGPPVTYAPADKQGFGTARQATSPVWFTLGRTGLTEVFYPDLSTPATRDLRLVVDGRTAEGRTEPVGRLRYRQEFRGDGWRADITYTTDPARPTVLADVRLRAERPVDVQVVFDPNLSRDGDDDSAVDHPGALLAQDARSASALVADEPITGRGSTEGNVVQTGALGLDGVRDRSATLAIGFGGRAEEALTTARTSLVEGFPRHARRYDQGWDQYLKGLERPRSADRDLYDTSMMVMAATEDKRHPGAFIASPSFPWAFGFDRTIAPEFGSYALVWPRDQYQVASAMLAAGDRAAAERALDFMLDVQQQPDGHLPQNTRVDGEPYWTNVQQDEQAAPMLLAWLLGRADKSTVDSLVAAAEFMIAQPGAPATEQERWENQGGYSPGTIAAEIAGLVCLADLLQRSGDPRAAKYLAIADEWEGGLEGWTATSTGPFSPDPYYLRLTKDGRPDAGTTYNPGDNHPTAIDQRAAVDPSFLELVRLGVRSHDDPVVRNTVRVVDEQLGVGRFWHRYNGDGYGERADGGPWNIGHGRTYGRLWPIFAGERGEYELLAGDTAAARRRLADIASTANEGRMLPEQVWNGRGTTSATPLAWTHAQYVRLAQSIDAGRPVELPTVVACRYTGC
- a CDS encoding DUF3558 domain-containing protein, whose protein sequence is MRRAVPLLAALALLAGCSQSTDGSANPGGTATTTTTASAGPTSTSAPADRPKAIDISGLEPCGLLTDAQRAEFGLDRPPQQDDAPGKPGCSMSREDREHSIAIYLDSTRGVEAYTEPPRPGSTALQVGGFPAVMVESTNSLGLACAIHVDVSDGQSADVQAYSLGDTDVPTLCRLVQPVAGAVVANLMNG
- a CDS encoding transcriptional regulator is translated as MFIADGGGGGSTPATLPDYAGAQRKLSIEPSAIPAARKVFSDALDQLQAKLERAMAELEAKPWAGDPVSNETAERFNQDTFEAGDSAGLTAIKAYRDQLKGVVDQLTAIEADYRRVEGDNTASWGRINNG
- a CDS encoding PPE domain-containing protein is translated as MINEGPGVAASRPLEDSWKALSESLGDIDTSIREGLGRLGASWEGETADTTVASLSPLSAWASDAQQGSSTMETSAQLQADYISTARKEMPEPVPVTTEAPSLGDKIVGGLTGPIGMMHVIQQQQDHERQEAAQDNAEAKAVEVMNNYQSSSEWNADTLGKFVPPPKVVIDTPPPAGAGEFNSTSANYTSTSTWTPPSDSGGSTRPSWAPPPTGTPVPQVTTLPGTTGGNTNPSWAPPPTGTPTPTPPTFTPPVNQPTPVRPPIGVPPLPPGWTRPQPPGNGQPVPPKTGPGGPGAQRPNVPTGRAPGMPGMPGGPGGPGGPGNPANVRPGMPGMPGAGGVPGSGLPGSGLPGGNNPAGLAGRGGVPGAGGFGPGAGGPGAAGRPGAPGAGMAGGAAGAHGGDGEDDIEHKAADYLVETNDVFGDDRLVAPPVIGEMP